A section of the Clostridium omnivorum genome encodes:
- a CDS encoding SulP family inorganic anion transporter, which translates to MFVPKLFTCLKNYSKEQFFKDIAAGIIVAIIAFPLSIALAIASGVSPEKGLHTAVIGGFIISFLGGSRVQIGGPTGAFIIIVFGIIEAHGLQGLIIATLIAGIFLIIMGLLKIGSMIKYIPYPITSGFTSGIAITIFSTQITDFFGLKISKVPSEFLPKWISYFNHMNTINYTNLMVGLFSLGIILLWPKVNKKIPGTLIAIIAATVITSVFKLPIDTIGSRFGSISGSLPKLTVPNMDMNMIRSLIFPGITIAVLAAVESLLSAVVADGMVGGKHRSNMELVAQGAANICSALFGGIPVTGAIARTAANIKNGGRTPVAGIVHSVVLLFIMIIFLPYMKLVPMTTLAAILIMVSYNMGEWEVFGRLRRAPKSDAVVFLVTFSLTIFFDLVTAIGVGIVLASFLFMKRMSDVAEVKYILDSNEDVDANEFLAEIKTPEHISLYEISGPFFFGAADKFVNVMREMNFSVKVLIIKMNNVPAMDATAFHSLETLYDLCKKRNTKLILMGLPDQPYNMLKKYGFIDIIGKENICRTINKSIKRANYILEHVDTDEALEEVG; encoded by the coding sequence TTGTTCGTTCCAAAACTGTTTACCTGTCTAAAAAACTACTCAAAAGAGCAATTTTTTAAGGACATAGCTGCAGGAATTATTGTAGCTATAATTGCCTTTCCGCTGTCAATAGCTCTAGCAATCGCCTCAGGAGTTTCACCTGAAAAGGGCCTTCATACCGCTGTGATAGGAGGTTTCATAATATCCTTTCTTGGGGGAAGCAGAGTTCAAATTGGGGGACCAACCGGAGCATTTATAATAATAGTGTTTGGCATAATTGAAGCTCACGGTCTTCAAGGACTTATCATAGCAACTCTAATTGCAGGTATCTTCCTAATTATCATGGGACTTTTAAAAATAGGGAGCATGATAAAATATATACCGTACCCTATAACTTCAGGCTTTACCTCAGGTATAGCTATAACAATCTTTTCAACTCAAATTACTGACTTCTTTGGTCTAAAAATCAGCAAAGTACCTTCAGAATTTTTACCAAAATGGATTTCATATTTTAATCACATGAATACTATCAATTATACAAATCTTATGGTGGGCTTATTTTCCCTTGGCATAATACTTCTTTGGCCTAAGGTTAATAAAAAAATCCCTGGAACTCTAATTGCAATAATTGCAGCAACAGTTATAACTTCAGTTTTCAAGCTTCCAATTGATACTATTGGAAGTAGATTTGGAAGTATTTCAGGCTCTCTTCCTAAATTGACTGTACCTAATATGGACATGAATATGATTAGAAGCCTTATATTTCCTGGAATAACCATTGCTGTACTGGCTGCTGTAGAGTCCTTACTTTCCGCAGTAGTTGCAGATGGAATGGTAGGAGGCAAACACCGTTCTAATATGGAACTTGTTGCTCAAGGTGCAGCGAATATTTGCTCTGCACTTTTCGGAGGCATTCCAGTCACAGGTGCAATAGCAAGAACAGCTGCCAACATAAAAAATGGTGGTAGAACTCCTGTAGCAGGAATAGTTCATTCTGTAGTGCTTCTATTTATAATGATTATATTTTTACCTTATATGAAGCTTGTACCTATGACAACCTTGGCTGCAATACTAATAATGGTTTCCTACAACATGGGCGAGTGGGAGGTCTTCGGAAGATTACGCAGAGCACCTAAAAGTGATGCTGTAGTTTTTCTAGTTACCTTTTCTCTAACCATTTTCTTCGACCTTGTAACTGCTATCGGCGTAGGTATTGTGCTTGCTTCCTTCTTGTTTATGAAGAGAATGTCTGATGTTGCAGAGGTTAAATATATTTTAGACAGTAACGAGGACGTAGATGCAAATGAATTCCTAGCAGAAATAAAAACTCCTGAACATATATCTCTCTATGAAATTAGTGGTCCTTTCTTCTTTGGTGCTGCAGATAAGTTTGTAAATGTTATGAGAGAAATGAATTTTTCTGTTAAAGTTCTTATAATAAAGATGAATAATGTTCCTGCTATGGATGCAACTGCGTTTCATTCATTGGAAACACTGTATGATTTATGTAAGAAGCGTAATACAAAACTAATTTTAATGGGTCTTCCAGATCAACCTTATAATATGCTTAAAAAATATGGTTTTATCGACATTATTGGAAAAGAAAATATATGTAGAACTATAAACAAGTCTATAAAGAGAGCCAATTATATTCTTGAGCATGTTGATACTGATGAAGCGCTTGAAGAAGTAGGCTAA
- a CDS encoding MarR family transcriptional regulator yields the protein MRTRERSWKIYALYNLARYVFLKLDSEYCNKIEKSGITLPQLRILWITKCFPGISLGEIAKIGCWSSPTVTKMLKTLMAKGLIVEEIHDDKRLYKLIVTEEGNRFINLNKMKKGDEFLLFKIAHKISKEDIDRLVNYFEKIFICDNNKILLSYIQLVNMDELNIDYEGFDIEEKENIKKIVKFYNLLRAFILDIEGEHRQYLMKLDLTYPQSRALWIIKAFPGLTSIQLSEIGFWSPSTANVIVKNLYSKEFIYKEKSVLKNSLYLYITEKGEDIILRDFEEDIKSLSIAKKVDRQPFNDLEGINIILDKVNKVIGNEKVEAYVRTTFSVIENRFYYNE from the coding sequence ATGAGAACAAGAGAAAGATCATGGAAAATATATGCTTTATATAATCTTGCTAGATATGTTTTTTTAAAGCTTGATAGTGAATATTGCAATAAAATAGAAAAGTCAGGAATTACCCTTCCTCAGCTTAGAATACTATGGATTACAAAATGCTTTCCGGGTATATCTCTAGGTGAAATAGCAAAAATAGGGTGCTGGTCTTCTCCTACAGTTACAAAAATGCTGAAAACTCTTATGGCTAAAGGATTAATAGTGGAAGAAATCCATGATGATAAGAGACTTTATAAATTAATTGTAACAGAAGAAGGAAATAGGTTTATTAACTTAAATAAGATGAAAAAGGGAGATGAATTTCTTCTTTTCAAAATAGCACATAAGATTTCCAAAGAAGATATAGATAGACTAGTAAATTATTTTGAAAAAATTTTCATATGTGATAATAATAAAATATTATTATCCTACATTCAGCTTGTAAATATGGATGAGCTAAATATTGACTATGAGGGTTTTGATATAGAAGAAAAAGAAAATATTAAAAAGATTGTAAAGTTTTATAATCTTTTAAGAGCGTTTATATTAGATATAGAGGGCGAACATAGACAATACCTTATGAAGCTGGACTTAACTTATCCTCAATCTAGAGCGCTTTGGATAATTAAAGCATTTCCTGGACTTACATCTATACAGCTCAGTGAGATTGGATTTTGGTCTCCATCTACAGCTAATGTAATAGTTAAGAATCTGTATTCAAAGGAATTTATCTATAAAGAAAAGTCTGTCTTAAAGAATTCACTTTATCTTTATATAACAGAAAAAGGTGAAGATATTATCTTAAGGGACTTTGAGGAAGATATAAAGAGCTTGTCAATAGCTAAAAAAGTAGATAGGCAGCCTTTTAATGATTTAGAAGGAATTAATATTATACTTGATAAAGTTAATAAGGTAATCGGAAATGAAAAAGTAGAAGCGTACGTAAGGACAACATTTTCAGTTATTGAAAATAGATTCTATTATAATGAGTAA
- a CDS encoding histidine phosphatase family protein, which yields MRLYLTRHGQTEWNLERRMQGWKDSPLTELGISNAKALGKHLKDVNFSEIYSSSVQRAVRTAELVRGDKDIPIILDDNLREIGVGDWEGQVVEDIKQNYAEEYGNFWKKPHLYKRDNVETFHDVQERAVKVVKEIVEKHKGTDDNVLIVTHTITLKSIMAYFEGRDIEKLWEPPYIYDTSLSLVEITEEGAKILLHGDVAHLEELVKISYLVK from the coding sequence ATGAGATTATATTTAACTAGGCACGGACAAACTGAATGGAATCTTGAAAGAAGAATGCAGGGATGGAAGGACTCACCGCTGACTGAACTTGGAATTAGTAATGCCAAAGCACTAGGAAAGCATTTAAAGGATGTTAATTTTTCTGAAATTTATTCAAGCTCTGTACAAAGGGCTGTAAGAACTGCAGAACTTGTAAGAGGAGATAAAGACATTCCCATAATACTTGATGACAATTTAAGAGAGATAGGTGTAGGTGATTGGGAAGGCCAGGTAGTGGAAGATATTAAGCAAAACTATGCTGAAGAATATGGTAACTTTTGGAAAAAACCACATCTTTATAAGCGTGATAATGTTGAAACCTTTCATGATGTTCAAGAAAGAGCTGTTAAGGTTGTTAAAGAGATAGTTGAGAAGCATAAGGGTACTGATGATAATGTACTGATTGTTACTCATACAATAACGCTTAAGTCCATAATGGCTTATTTTGAAGGAAGAGATATTGAAAAATTGTGGGAACCGCCATATATATATGATACAAGTCTTAGTCTTGTTGAGATAACAGAGGAAGGTGCAAAAATCCTGCTTCATGGAGACGTTGCTCATTTAGAAGAGCTTGTGAAAATAAGTTATTTAGTGAAATAA
- a CDS encoding putative holin-like toxin: MSNDVLILLFQGGLFLLALLTLIVLLIEKISKK, from the coding sequence ATGAGTAACGACGTTTTGATATTACTATTTCAAGGTGGTTTATTCTTATTAGCACTATTAACATTAATAGTGTTACTTATAGAAAAAATCTCAAAAAAATAG
- a CDS encoding DUF4288 domain-containing protein, which translates to MKSYRKSKWEWYSVKLIFESIISGEPEPEIIDRNYTNIYRNFEESIIIVRAQSFDHAYKIAEKKASSMEMEYTNPYGETVSMKFVEAVHCYLIGNESLDSGTEVYWRQLRVTKDMGTEAFLDRYYPETVDDNSDIFYNAILLNGKFSRSLNSKD; encoded by the coding sequence ATGAAGAGTTATAGGAAGTCAAAATGGGAATGGTATAGTGTAAAACTAATATTTGAAAGTATTATTTCGGGCGAACCAGAGCCAGAGATAATAGATAGGAATTATACGAATATTTATAGAAATTTTGAGGAGTCGATTATAATTGTCAGGGCTCAATCATTTGATCATGCTTATAAAATAGCTGAAAAAAAGGCAAGCAGTATGGAAATGGAATACACCAATCCATATGGGGAAACAGTTAGCATGAAATTTGTTGAGGCTGTTCATTGCTATCTAATTGGTAATGAATCACTAGACTCTGGAACAGAGGTATACTGGCGACAATTAAGAGTTACTAAAGATATGGGTACAGAAGCTTTTCTTGATAGATACTATCCCGAAACAGTTGATGACAATAGCGATATTTTTTATAATGCTATTCTCCTTAATGGAAAATTTTCAAGGTCACTAAATTCAAAAGATTAA